In Uranotaenia lowii strain MFRU-FL chromosome 2, ASM2978415v1, whole genome shotgun sequence, one genomic interval encodes:
- the LOC129747582 gene encoding transcription factor grauzone-like, which produces MEKIEVNCDFCFQYEQTGQISSIEDVTSAVRSIIENHFWFPANEINNLHICPVCHGRLIDFNDFYCQVERVYKLRLKKIATENGSTNAIDDEVHEIITADILEVKLETPPRKFSDDESDGANDKEFINESSEKESKNKSTTRYNRDTSKRTRKRNAVSDEEVLLFCKFECHVCSENFNTFNRLMRHCKEDHSQQGYVVCCNQEFNQVRRLKYHMRTHINPEAFQCSECKKNFASKESLQQHKISIHAPLDERQYECDICLKKFATRNFLTAHRLIHESKKFPCEICNKNFTTKGSLKIHLKTIHEISPGFMCDICSKLFKTKSKLKTHINAHLAKHEDNQRLPCTICGQFMKNNNCMKKHMKRHMEASMTITCDICGKRSPTTRALKKHIQEQHIDQPTHQCTMCDKSFKRPIALREHMATHTGEMLYSCEFCDEKFNNSGNISSHRKKVHPQEWQEYQRRKPIFSGNPKVSQE; this is translated from the exons atggaaaaaatcgaagtaaattgtgatttttgttttcaatatgaGCAAACTGGGCAGATCAGTTCCATCGAAGATGTTACATCTGCCGTACGAAGTATTATTGAAAATCACTTTTGGTTTCCG gCCAACGAGATCAACAATTTGCACATTTGTCCTGTATGCCATGGCAGGCTGAtagattttaatgatttctatTGCCAAGTAGAGAGAGTTTACAAACTGCGCTTGAAGAAAATTGCTACAGAAAACGGATCAACCAATGCGATTGATGATGAGGTACATGAAATAATAACGGCGGATATACTTGAAGTTAAGCTCGAAACTCCACCCCGTAAATTTTCTGACGACGAAAGTGATGGTGCAAATGACAAAGAATTTATCAATGAATCTTCGGAAAAGGAATCGAAAAATAAATCTACAACCAGATACAACCGTGATACCAGCAAAAGGACACGAAAGCGAAATGCAGTTTCGGACGAAGAAGTACTTTTATTCTGTAAATTTGAGTGTCATGTATGCTCAGAAAACTTCAACACATTTAATAGGTTGATGCGTCATTGTAAGGAGGATCACAGTCAGCAAGGTTACGTGGTTTGTTGTAATCAAGAATTCAATCAAGTAAGACGACTAAAGTATCACATGCGAACTCACATAAATCCGGAGGCTTTTCAATGTTCAGAATGCAAGAAAAATTTCGCTTCAAAAGAAAGTCTTCAACAACACAAAATCAGTATACATGCTCCCTTAGATGAGAGACAATATGAATGTGACATATGCCTAAAAAAGTTTGCAACACGCAATTTTCTTACCGCTCATAGGCTGATTCACGAAAGTAAAAAGTTTCCTTGCGAAATatgtaacaaaaatttcacGACGAAGGGATCGTTAAAAATTCACTTGAAAACCATACACGAGATATCACCCGGCTTTATGTGTGATATCTGCtctaaacttttcaaaactaaaagcAAACTTAAGACTCATATAAATGCTCATCTAGCTAAGCATGAAGACAATCAACGTCTTCCTTGTACGATTTGTGGACAgtttatgaaaaacaacaactGCATGAAGAAGCACATGAAAAGACACATGGAGGCATCAATGACTATCACCTGTGACATATGCGGCAAACGATCTCCCACTACACGCGCTCTGAAGAAGCATATTCAAGAGCAACACATTGATCAACCAACTCATCAATGTACGATGTGTGATAAAAGCTTCAAACGACCGATTGCTTTAAGG GAACACATGGCTACTCACACCGGCGAAATGCTGTATTCCTGTGAGTTTTGCGACGAGAAATTCAACAATTCAGGAAACATTAGCTCCCACCGCAAGAAAGTTCACCCACAGGAATGGCAAGAATACCAACGAAGAAAACCCATTTTCAGTGGTAATCCCAAAGTGAgccaagaataa